In the genome of Drosophila yakuba strain Tai18E2 chromosome 3R, Prin_Dyak_Tai18E2_2.1, whole genome shotgun sequence, one region contains:
- the LOC6537456 gene encoding BTB/POZ domain-containing protein 6 isoform X3, producing the protein MIEAFANHFSSHLGRHLFYWAIESSSATSGNYGLNLRLSELINKFHGPLERGVQVLDHLLTLEEDDFAGHWGSAYAHNYEPEYAARVPENEELPPPEHMETLNNGNGLLHSPPHNHQQQQQQQQRVGGGASPAGGAGGASAGADHNIQITQPISAPSSPLASPGALNSSSSSGGGGAGSGGGISGSPTAFCLPSSSAAAAVAAISATPTSGSGSYVCSAGTNWHFAAVAASNAIDTADPNWQASKATVLERNAAMFNNELMSDVKFIVGGEFDIDPIQTIPAHKYILATGSSVFYAMFYGGLAENKQEIKVPDVEPTAFLTLLRYLYCDEIKLEPEHILATLYAAKKYIVPHLARACVNYLEVKLTAKNACLLLSQSRLFEEPELMQRCWEVIDAQAEMAVKSEDFVDIDLKTFESILSRETLNCKEIHLFEAALNWAMNACEKMSIDDTPQNKRRLLGQALHLIRIPTMSLEEFANGVAQTGILSSQETIDMFLHFTAKMKPSLGFPTRSRAGLKTQVCHRFQSCAYRSNQWRYRGRCDSIQFSVDRRIFIVGFGLYGSSTGAANYNVKIELKRLGRTLAENDTKFFSDGSSNTFHVFFENPIQIEPECYYTASVILDGNELSFFGQEGMSEVLMGNVTFQFQCSSESTNGTGVQGGQIPELIFYGPTTVTAMSSPTNSLCPTPIGGGSSNAGATSTAAVGTVVPNGSNGSGNNANSSGEDGDGST; encoded by the exons ATGATCGAGGCCTTTGCGAATCATTTTAGCAGCCATCTGGGACGCCACCTCTTCTACTGGGCCATCGAATCGAGCAGCGCCACTTCGGGAAACTACGGCCTCAACCTGCGGCTCTCCGAGCTGATCAACAAGTTCCACGGCCCCCTCGAGCGGGGAGTGCAAGTGCTGGACCACCTGCTCACCCTCGAGGAGGACGACTTCGCCGGCCACTGGGGCAGCGCCTACGCGCACAACTATGAGCCGGAGTACGCCGCTCGAGTGCCGGAGAACGAGGAGCTGCCACCTCCAGAACACA TGGAAACCCTGAACAATGGCAACGGGCTGCTCCACTCGCCGCCCCAcaatcaccagcagcagcagcagcaacaacagcgagtCGGAGGAGGTGCATCGCCAGCTGGAGGCGCAGGAGGTGCCTCTGCCGGTGCGGATCACAATATCCAGATAACGCAGCCCATCAGTGCTCCATCTTCACCGCTGGCCTCACCGGGCGCCCtcaacagcagtagcagcagtgGTGGAGGTGGCGCAGGAAGTGGCGGAGGAATCTCCGGCAGTCCCACAGCCTTTTGTCTGCCCTCCAGTTCCGCAGCGGCGGCTGTGGCTGCTATCTCGGCTACGCCCACCAGCGGGAGTGGATCGTATGTGTGCTCCGCCGGAACCAACTGGCATTTCGCGGCTGTGGCAGCATCCAATGCCATCGATACGGCTGATCCCAACTGGCAGGCCAGCAAGGCGACGGTCCTCGAGAGGAATGCAGCCATGTTCAACAACGAGCTGATGTCCGATGTCAAGTTCATTGTGGGCGGAGAGTTCG ACATCGATCCCATTCAGACCATTCCCGCCCACAAATATATTCTCGCCACGGGCAGTTCCGTATTCTATGCTATGTTCTATGGAGGACTGGCGGAGAACAAGCAGGAAATCAAAGTGCCTGACGTGGAACCCACTGCCTTCCTAACGTTGCTAAG GTACCTTTATTGTGATGAAATCAAACTGGAACCTGAACACATTCTGGCCACGCTATATGCGGCCAAGAAGTACATCGTCCCGCACTTAGCCAGAGCATGCGTCAACTACCTGGAGGTGAAGTTGACGGCAAAAAACGCCTGCCTACTTCTCAGTCAATCGCGTCTGTTCGAGGAGCCCGAGCTGATGCAACGTTGCTGGGAAGTGATCGACGCCCAGGCCGAGATGGCGGTTAAGTCCGAGGACTTTGTGGACATTGATCTCAAGACCTTTGAGTCGATTCTCTCGCGAGAGACACTCAACTGCAAGGAGATCCACTTGTTCGAGGCGGCCCTTAACTGGGCCATGAACGCCTGCGAGAAGATGAGCATTGACGATACGCCACAGAACAAACGCAGGCTGCTGGGACAAGCGCTGCACCTCATCCGCATTCCCACAATGTCGCTGGAGGAATTCGCCAACGGTGTGGCCCAGACAGGCATTCTTTCGTCGCAGGAGACTATCGACATGTTCCTGCACTTCACAGCCAAGATGAAGCCCTCTCTGGGCTTTCCCACACGCTCCAGGGCGGGATTAAAGACTCAGGTCTGCCACCGCTTCCAGTCGTGCGCTTATCGCTCAAACCAGTGGCGCTACCGTGGACGCTGTGATTCAATTCAGTTCTCGGTGGATCGAAG AATTTTCATTGTGGGTTTTGGACTGTACGGCTCGTCAACTGGCGCTGCCAACTATAACGTAAAGATCGAACTTAAACGCCTGGGCCGCACCCTTGCAGAGAACGACACTAAGTTCTTCTCGGACGGATCAAGCAACACGTTCCACGTGTTCTTCGAGAACCCCATCCAGATCGAGCCAGAATGCTATTACACCGCCTCCGTAATCCTGGATGGAAACGAGCTTAGCTTCTTTGGCCAGGAGGGCATGTCCGAGGTGCTAATGGGCAATGTAACTTTCCAGTTTCAATGCTCGTCCGAGAGCACCAACGGCACTGGAGTTCAGGGTGGCCAAATTCCTGAGTTAATTTTCTACGGACCCACCACAGTGACCGCAATGAGCTCGCCCACAAATTCACTGTGTCCCACGCCAATTGGTGGTGGTTCCTCTAATGCAGGAGCGACTTCAACTGCAGCAGTGGGAACAGTGGTTCCAAATGGCAGCAATGGATCTGGCAATAACGCCAACAGTTCTGGGGAGGATGGCGACGGAAGCACCTGA
- the LOC6537458 gene encoding protein CREG1 isoform X1 yields the protein MQSCHSLLLALILALLSLSPSSGYSQSRDERIIREYKRQQELNHAKIARDLVHRANWAAVGSLSTNERVKGYPMVNIISIDDSDANNRSTGRIRFLLTDLDFTGPDWQADNKVTLMFSDEQTLRCKDGGKDPMEPTCARSMISGQVKKMDPSDRSYQPSLDAYVKRHPAAINWVKAHNFYLCELEISNIFVLDFYGGPHKVSASDYYAVLN from the exons ATGCAATCCTGCCATTCCCTACTATTGGCCCTCATTTTGGCCCTCCTGAGCTTGAGCCCCTCATCTGGTTACTCCCAAAGCAGAGATGAACGTATTATTAGAGAATATAAGCGACAGCAGGAGCTAAATCACGCCAAGATTGCCAGGGATTTGGTCCATCGCGCCAATTGGGCGGCTGTGGGAAGTCTCTCCACCAACGAACGGGTGAAGGGGTATCCGATGGTCAACATTATCTCCATAGATGACAGCGATGCTAACAACAGGTCCACTGGACGGATTCGATTCCTGCTAACCGATTTGGACTTCACTGGTCCCGACTGGCAGGCGGACAACAAGGTCACACTCATGTTCAGTGATGAGCAGACCCTCAGGTGCAAGGACGGCGGAAAGGATCCCATGGAGCCTACATGTGCCCGCTCCATGATCAGTGGACAGGTCAAGAAG ATGGATCCCAGCGACAGAAGCTATCAGCCATCGTTGGATGCCTATGTGAAACGTCATCCAGCTGCCATCAATTGGGTAAAAG CCCACAATTTCTACCTTTGCGAACTGGAAATCAGCAATATCTTTGTTCTGGACTTCTATGGAGGTCCTCACAAAGTAAGCGCCTCTGACTATTACGCTGTTTTGAATTGA
- the LOC6537456 gene encoding BTB/POZ domain-containing protein 6 isoform X2, giving the protein MCKGHFISCQPSAICTTNPNKLQNQKQNSHLGRHLFYWAIESSSATSGNYGLNLRLSELINKFHGPLERGVQVLDHLLTLEEDDFAGHWGSAYAHNYEPEYAARVPENEELPPPEHMETLNNGNGLLHSPPHNHQQQQQQQQRVGGGASPAGGAGGASAGADHNIQITQPISAPSSPLASPGALNSSSSSGGGGAGSGGGISGSPTAFCLPSSSAAAAVAAISATPTSGSGSYVCSAGTNWHFAAVAASNAIDTADPNWQASKATVLERNAAMFNNELMSDVKFIVGGEFDIDPIQTIPAHKYILATGSSVFYAMFYGGLAENKQEIKVPDVEPTAFLTLLRYLYCDEIKLEPEHILATLYAAKKYIVPHLARACVNYLEVKLTAKNACLLLSQSRLFEEPELMQRCWEVIDAQAEMAVKSEDFVDIDLKTFESILSRETLNCKEIHLFEAALNWAMNACEKMSIDDTPQNKRRLLGQALHLIRIPTMSLEEFANGVAQTGILSSQETIDMFLHFTAKMKPSLGFPTRSRAGLKTQVCHRFQSCAYRSNQWRYRGRCDSIQFSVDRRIFIVGFGLYGSSTGAANYNVKIELKRLGRTLAENDTKFFSDGSSNTFHVFFENPIQIEPECYYTASVILDGNELSFFGQEGMSEVLMGNVTFQFQCSSESTNGTGVQGGQIPELIFYGPTTVTAMSSPTNSLCPTPIGGGSSNAGATSTAAVGTVVPNGSNGSGNNANSSGEDGDGST; this is encoded by the exons ATGTGTAAGGGCCATTTCATCAGTTGTCAGCCATCAGCCATCTGCACAACGAATCCcaacaaattacaaaa CCAGAAGCAGAA CAGCCATCTGGGACGCCACCTCTTCTACTGGGCCATCGAATCGAGCAGCGCCACTTCGGGAAACTACGGCCTCAACCTGCGGCTCTCCGAGCTGATCAACAAGTTCCACGGCCCCCTCGAGCGGGGAGTGCAAGTGCTGGACCACCTGCTCACCCTCGAGGAGGACGACTTCGCCGGCCACTGGGGCAGCGCCTACGCGCACAACTATGAGCCGGAGTACGCCGCTCGAGTGCCGGAGAACGAGGAGCTGCCACCTCCAGAACACA TGGAAACCCTGAACAATGGCAACGGGCTGCTCCACTCGCCGCCCCAcaatcaccagcagcagcagcagcaacaacagcgagtCGGAGGAGGTGCATCGCCAGCTGGAGGCGCAGGAGGTGCCTCTGCCGGTGCGGATCACAATATCCAGATAACGCAGCCCATCAGTGCTCCATCTTCACCGCTGGCCTCACCGGGCGCCCtcaacagcagtagcagcagtgGTGGAGGTGGCGCAGGAAGTGGCGGAGGAATCTCCGGCAGTCCCACAGCCTTTTGTCTGCCCTCCAGTTCCGCAGCGGCGGCTGTGGCTGCTATCTCGGCTACGCCCACCAGCGGGAGTGGATCGTATGTGTGCTCCGCCGGAACCAACTGGCATTTCGCGGCTGTGGCAGCATCCAATGCCATCGATACGGCTGATCCCAACTGGCAGGCCAGCAAGGCGACGGTCCTCGAGAGGAATGCAGCCATGTTCAACAACGAGCTGATGTCCGATGTCAAGTTCATTGTGGGCGGAGAGTTCG ACATCGATCCCATTCAGACCATTCCCGCCCACAAATATATTCTCGCCACGGGCAGTTCCGTATTCTATGCTATGTTCTATGGAGGACTGGCGGAGAACAAGCAGGAAATCAAAGTGCCTGACGTGGAACCCACTGCCTTCCTAACGTTGCTAAG GTACCTTTATTGTGATGAAATCAAACTGGAACCTGAACACATTCTGGCCACGCTATATGCGGCCAAGAAGTACATCGTCCCGCACTTAGCCAGAGCATGCGTCAACTACCTGGAGGTGAAGTTGACGGCAAAAAACGCCTGCCTACTTCTCAGTCAATCGCGTCTGTTCGAGGAGCCCGAGCTGATGCAACGTTGCTGGGAAGTGATCGACGCCCAGGCCGAGATGGCGGTTAAGTCCGAGGACTTTGTGGACATTGATCTCAAGACCTTTGAGTCGATTCTCTCGCGAGAGACACTCAACTGCAAGGAGATCCACTTGTTCGAGGCGGCCCTTAACTGGGCCATGAACGCCTGCGAGAAGATGAGCATTGACGATACGCCACAGAACAAACGCAGGCTGCTGGGACAAGCGCTGCACCTCATCCGCATTCCCACAATGTCGCTGGAGGAATTCGCCAACGGTGTGGCCCAGACAGGCATTCTTTCGTCGCAGGAGACTATCGACATGTTCCTGCACTTCACAGCCAAGATGAAGCCCTCTCTGGGCTTTCCCACACGCTCCAGGGCGGGATTAAAGACTCAGGTCTGCCACCGCTTCCAGTCGTGCGCTTATCGCTCAAACCAGTGGCGCTACCGTGGACGCTGTGATTCAATTCAGTTCTCGGTGGATCGAAG AATTTTCATTGTGGGTTTTGGACTGTACGGCTCGTCAACTGGCGCTGCCAACTATAACGTAAAGATCGAACTTAAACGCCTGGGCCGCACCCTTGCAGAGAACGACACTAAGTTCTTCTCGGACGGATCAAGCAACACGTTCCACGTGTTCTTCGAGAACCCCATCCAGATCGAGCCAGAATGCTATTACACCGCCTCCGTAATCCTGGATGGAAACGAGCTTAGCTTCTTTGGCCAGGAGGGCATGTCCGAGGTGCTAATGGGCAATGTAACTTTCCAGTTTCAATGCTCGTCCGAGAGCACCAACGGCACTGGAGTTCAGGGTGGCCAAATTCCTGAGTTAATTTTCTACGGACCCACCACAGTGACCGCAATGAGCTCGCCCACAAATTCACTGTGTCCCACGCCAATTGGTGGTGGTTCCTCTAATGCAGGAGCGACTTCAACTGCAGCAGTGGGAACAGTGGTTCCAAATGGCAGCAATGGATCTGGCAATAACGCCAACAGTTCTGGGGAGGATGGCGACGGAAGCACCTGA
- the LOC6537456 gene encoding BTB/POZ domain-containing protein 6 isoform X1 produces the protein MASSSNNSTANNHGGHNPLNRLSLKSAGKRNQESMSHSQPNGGWINVETLNNGNGLLHSPPHNHQQQQQQQQRVGGGASPAGGAGGASAGADHNIQITQPISAPSSPLASPGALNSSSSSGGGGAGSGGGISGSPTAFCLPSSSAAAAVAAISATPTSGSGSYVCSAGTNWHFAAVAASNAIDTADPNWQASKATVLERNAAMFNNELMSDVKFIVGGEFDIDPIQTIPAHKYILATGSSVFYAMFYGGLAENKQEIKVPDVEPTAFLTLLRYLYCDEIKLEPEHILATLYAAKKYIVPHLARACVNYLEVKLTAKNACLLLSQSRLFEEPELMQRCWEVIDAQAEMAVKSEDFVDIDLKTFESILSRETLNCKEIHLFEAALNWAMNACEKMSIDDTPQNKRRLLGQALHLIRIPTMSLEEFANGVAQTGILSSQETIDMFLHFTAKMKPSLGFPTRSRAGLKTQVCHRFQSCAYRSNQWRYRGRCDSIQFSVDRRIFIVGFGLYGSSTGAANYNVKIELKRLGRTLAENDTKFFSDGSSNTFHVFFENPIQIEPECYYTASVILDGNELSFFGQEGMSEVLMGNVTFQFQCSSESTNGTGVQGGQIPELIFYGPTTVTAMSSPTNSLCPTPIGGGSSNAGATSTAAVGTVVPNGSNGSGNNANSSGEDGDGST, from the exons atggccagcagcagcaacaattccACGGCCAACAATCACGGAGGCCACAATCCGCTAAACCGACTGTCCCTGAAGTCCGCCGGAAAGCGCAACCAGGAGAGCATGTCGCACTCCCAGCCGAACGGCGGTTGGATAAATG TGGAAACCCTGAACAATGGCAACGGGCTGCTCCACTCGCCGCCCCAcaatcaccagcagcagcagcagcaacaacagcgagtCGGAGGAGGTGCATCGCCAGCTGGAGGCGCAGGAGGTGCCTCTGCCGGTGCGGATCACAATATCCAGATAACGCAGCCCATCAGTGCTCCATCTTCACCGCTGGCCTCACCGGGCGCCCtcaacagcagtagcagcagtgGTGGAGGTGGCGCAGGAAGTGGCGGAGGAATCTCCGGCAGTCCCACAGCCTTTTGTCTGCCCTCCAGTTCCGCAGCGGCGGCTGTGGCTGCTATCTCGGCTACGCCCACCAGCGGGAGTGGATCGTATGTGTGCTCCGCCGGAACCAACTGGCATTTCGCGGCTGTGGCAGCATCCAATGCCATCGATACGGCTGATCCCAACTGGCAGGCCAGCAAGGCGACGGTCCTCGAGAGGAATGCAGCCATGTTCAACAACGAGCTGATGTCCGATGTCAAGTTCATTGTGGGCGGAGAGTTCG ACATCGATCCCATTCAGACCATTCCCGCCCACAAATATATTCTCGCCACGGGCAGTTCCGTATTCTATGCTATGTTCTATGGAGGACTGGCGGAGAACAAGCAGGAAATCAAAGTGCCTGACGTGGAACCCACTGCCTTCCTAACGTTGCTAAG GTACCTTTATTGTGATGAAATCAAACTGGAACCTGAACACATTCTGGCCACGCTATATGCGGCCAAGAAGTACATCGTCCCGCACTTAGCCAGAGCATGCGTCAACTACCTGGAGGTGAAGTTGACGGCAAAAAACGCCTGCCTACTTCTCAGTCAATCGCGTCTGTTCGAGGAGCCCGAGCTGATGCAACGTTGCTGGGAAGTGATCGACGCCCAGGCCGAGATGGCGGTTAAGTCCGAGGACTTTGTGGACATTGATCTCAAGACCTTTGAGTCGATTCTCTCGCGAGAGACACTCAACTGCAAGGAGATCCACTTGTTCGAGGCGGCCCTTAACTGGGCCATGAACGCCTGCGAGAAGATGAGCATTGACGATACGCCACAGAACAAACGCAGGCTGCTGGGACAAGCGCTGCACCTCATCCGCATTCCCACAATGTCGCTGGAGGAATTCGCCAACGGTGTGGCCCAGACAGGCATTCTTTCGTCGCAGGAGACTATCGACATGTTCCTGCACTTCACAGCCAAGATGAAGCCCTCTCTGGGCTTTCCCACACGCTCCAGGGCGGGATTAAAGACTCAGGTCTGCCACCGCTTCCAGTCGTGCGCTTATCGCTCAAACCAGTGGCGCTACCGTGGACGCTGTGATTCAATTCAGTTCTCGGTGGATCGAAG AATTTTCATTGTGGGTTTTGGACTGTACGGCTCGTCAACTGGCGCTGCCAACTATAACGTAAAGATCGAACTTAAACGCCTGGGCCGCACCCTTGCAGAGAACGACACTAAGTTCTTCTCGGACGGATCAAGCAACACGTTCCACGTGTTCTTCGAGAACCCCATCCAGATCGAGCCAGAATGCTATTACACCGCCTCCGTAATCCTGGATGGAAACGAGCTTAGCTTCTTTGGCCAGGAGGGCATGTCCGAGGTGCTAATGGGCAATGTAACTTTCCAGTTTCAATGCTCGTCCGAGAGCACCAACGGCACTGGAGTTCAGGGTGGCCAAATTCCTGAGTTAATTTTCTACGGACCCACCACAGTGACCGCAATGAGCTCGCCCACAAATTCACTGTGTCCCACGCCAATTGGTGGTGGTTCCTCTAATGCAGGAGCGACTTCAACTGCAGCAGTGGGAACAGTGGTTCCAAATGGCAGCAATGGATCTGGCAATAACGCCAACAGTTCTGGGGAGGATGGCGACGGAAGCACCTGA
- the LOC6537457 gene encoding protein phosphatase 1 regulatory subunit 7: MGDADRAMNEPEAAKTVGGIQVIPAEDVASIEEVITIDPDCYELDLNHRRIEKLENFEPLTRIERLFLRWNLIKKIENLSSLKTLIELELYDNQITKIENLDDLTELEVLDISFNRLTKIENLDKLVKLEKVYFVSNRITQIENLGMLTNLTMLELGDNKLKKIENIEMLVNLRQLFLGKNKIAKIENLDTLVNLEILSLQANRIVKIENLEKLANLRELYVSENGVETIENLSENTKLETLDLAKNRLKGIANLEKLEHLEELWLNHNGVDDWKNIELLKVNKALQTIYLEYNPLAKDVRYRSKLRDILPQLQKIDATLCKVPGS, translated from the coding sequence ATGGGCGATGCTGACCGTGCGATGAACGAACCGGAAGCCGCCAAAACGGTGGGTGGAATCCAGGTGATTCCCGCCGAGGATGTGGCCTCCATTGAGGAGGTAATCACCATCGATCCGGACTGCTATGAGCTCGATCTGAATCATCGCCGGATCGAGAAGCTGGAGAATTTCGAGCCGCTCACGCGAATCGAACGTCTGTTCCTGCGCTGGAATCTGATCAAGAAGATCGAGAACTTGTCCTCCCTGAAAACACTGATTGAGCTGGAGCTGTACGACAACCAGATCACCAAGATTGAGAATTTGGACGATTTAACCGAACTGGAGGTGCTGGACATCAGCTTCAATCGTCTTACGAAGATAGAGAACCTGGACAAGTTGGTCAAGCTTGAGAAGGTCTACTTCGTGTCGAATCGGATTACCCAAATCGAGAACCTAGGGATGCTCACCAATCTTACCATGCTGGAGCTCGGGGACAACAAACTGAAGAAGATCGAGAACATCGAAATGCTGGTGAACCTACGACAGCTCTTTCTGGGCAAAAACAAGATAGCAAAGATCGAGAACTTGGACACACTGGTCAACTTGGAGATCCTCAGTCTGCAGGCCAACCGCATTGTAAAAATCGAGAACCTAGAAAAGCTTGCCAACCTCCGTGAGCTCTACGTTTCGGAAAACGGAGTGGAAACCATTGAAAATCTCTCCGAGAACACCAAATTGGAGACCCTCGACTTGGCCAAGAACCGGTTGAAGGGCATTGCCAATCTTGAGAAGCTGGAACACCTCGAGGAGCTATGGCTGAACCACAATGGAGTCGATGACTGGAAGAACATCGAGCTGCTGAAGGTGAACAAGGCGCTGCAGACGATCTACCTGGAGTACAATCCTCTGGCTAAGGATGTTCGCTACCGCTCCAAACTGCGCGACATCCTGCCGCAACTGCAGAAGATTGATGCCACCCTGTGCAAGGTGCCCGGTTCCTAG
- the LOC6537454 gene encoding transcription factor IIIB 90 kDa subunit, with translation MSSGLKCRNCGSNEIEEDNARGDRVCMNCGSVLEDSLIVSEVQFEEVGHGAAAIGQFVSAESSGGATNYGYGKFQVGSGTESREVTIKKAKKDITLLCQQLQLSQHYADTALNFFKMALSRHLTRGRKSTHIYAACVYMTCRTEGTSHLLIDISDVQQICSYELGRTYLKLSHALCINIPSVDPCLYIMRFANRLQLGAKTHEVSMTALRIVQRMKKDCMHSGRRPTGLCGAALLIAARMHDFSRTMLDVIGVVKIHESTLRKRLSEFAETPSGGLTLEEFMTVDLEREQDPPSFKAARKKDRERIKDMGEHELTELQKEIDAHLEKDLGKYSNSVYRQLTKCKGGTPLSSPSTPKSTSEKDIELEESRQFIEQSNAEVIKELIAKNEDVKKTEPGGLVAGIEGLRPDIEAICRVTQSDLEDVEKAKQPQEQELITDDLNDDELDQYVLTEDEAVAKLEMWKNLNAEYLQEQKERDERLAKEREEGKPERKKRKPRKKVIGPSSTAGEAIEKMLQEKKISSKINYEILKTLTDGIGGLTDDSPTTSADTKPSTLEELKQQPVIVEEGPVPSKSRGNRATYDLPGPSRKRPKLEVGLPVSQAADVEQPDSKPAVVVEADDLDEDAEAEAEDPDVEPEAEPEATLQDMLNTGGDDDEFGYGFDEEEEY, from the exons ATGTCTTCGGGCTTAAAATGTCGCAATTGCGGATCCAATGAGATCGAGGAAGACAATGCTCGCGGAGATCGAG TTTGCATGAACTGCGGCTCGGTCTTGGAGGATTCTCTCATTGTATCAGAAGTGCAATTCGAGGAAGTGGGCCATGGAGCAGCTGCAATCGGCCAGTTTGTGTCCGCCGAGTCGTCGGGCGGTGCCACCAACTACGGCTACGGCAAGTTCCAGGTGGGATCGGGCACCGAGTCCCGCGAGGTGACCATCAAAAAGGCCAAGAAGGACATCACACTGCTctgccagcagctgcagctatCCCAGCACTATGCGGATACTGCTCTAAATTTCTTTAAGATGGCACTGAGTAGGCATCTCACTCGCGGCAGGAAGAGCACCCACATTTACGCTGCCTGCGTGTACATGACGTGCAGGACAGAGGGCACCTCCC ATCTCCTCATCGACATCAGCGACGTACAACAGATCTGTTCTTATGAGCTTGGGCGAACCTACTTAAAGTTATCGCATGCCCTTTGTATCAACATACCTTCTGTGG ACCCGTGTTTGTACATTATGCGTTTTGCCAATCGACTGCAGTTGGGTGCCAAAACGCACGAGGTTTCGATGACGGCTCTGAGGATTGTGCAGCGCATGAAAAAGGACTGCATGCACTCGGGACGACGACCCACTGGCCTTTGTGGGGCAG CTCTGCTGATTGCGGCGCGGATGCACGATTTCAGTCGCACCATGCTGGACGTGATAGGTGTGGTCAAGATCCATGAGTCAACGCTGCGGAAGCGCCTTTCGGAGTTTGCTGAAACGCCCTCGGGTGGCCTAACCCTGGAGGAGTTCATGACCGTTGACCTGGAGCGCGAACAGGATCCGCCCTCCTTTAAGGCAGCGCGCAAAAAGGATCGCGAGAGGATCAAAGAT ATGGGCGAGCACGAGCTAACAGAGTTGCAAAAAGAAATTGATGCTCACCTGGAAAAAGATCTAGGCAAGTACTCGAACTCAGTTTACCGACAACTGACAAAGTGTAAGGGAGGCACTCCACTAAGCTCGCCAAGCACACCCAAGAGCACCTCGGAAAAGGATATCGAACTGGAGGAGTCCAGGCAGTTTATCGAACAATCTAATGCGGAGGTCATCAAGGAATTGATAGCCAAGAACGAGGACGTAAAGAAGACCGAACCAGGTGGTTTGGTGGCTGGGATTGAAGGCCTTCGACCGGATATCGAGGCTATTTGCAGGGTGACGCAGAGCGATCTGGAGGACGTGGAAAAGGCTAAGCAGCCGCAGGAACAAGAACTCATCACCGATGATCTGAACGACGACGAACTGGATCAGTACGTGCTGACTGAGGATGAGGCGGTGGCCAAGCTGGAAATGTGGAAGAACCTCAATGCCGAGTATCTGCAAGAGCAAAAGGAACGCGACGAGCGGCTGGCCAAGGAACGCGAGGAGGGAAAGCCGGAGCGAAAGAAGCGGAAGCCACGCAAGAAGGTCATTGGTCCCTCGTCCACAGCCGGCGAGGCCATCGAAAAGATGCTGCAAGAGAAGAAGATCTCCAGTAAGATCAACTACGAGATTCTCAAGACCCTGACTGACGGCATTGGCGGACTGACTGATGACTCTCCCACAACGAGTGCGGATACCAAACCGAGCACTCTGGAAGAGCTGAAGCAGCAGCCGGTCATAGTGGAGGAAGGCCCTGTTCCTTCCAAGAGCAGGGGCAATAGGGCAACCTACGATCTGCCCGGACCCAGTAGGAAACGTCCCAAACTAGAGGTGGGTCTGCCGGTCAGCCAAGCTGCGGATGTGGAGCAGCCGGATTCCAAGCCAGCAGTTGTGGTGGAAGCAG ATGACCTGGACGAAGATGCCGAGGCGGAAGCTGAGGATCCTGACGTCGAGCCCGAGGCAGAACCGGAGGCCACTCTTCAAGACATGCTCAACACGGGCGGAGACGACGATGAGTTTGGCTATGGTTTtgacgaggaggaggaatACTAG
- the LOC6537458 gene encoding uncharacterized protein LOC6537458 isoform X2, with protein MQSCHSLLLALILALLSLSPSSGYSQSRDERIIREYKRQQELNHAKIARDLVHRANWAAVGSLSTNERVKGYPMVNIISIDDSDANNRSTGRIRFLLTDLDFTGPDWQADNKVTLMFSDEQTLRCKDGGKDPMEPTCARSMISGQVKKPTISTFANWKSAISLFWTSMEVLTK; from the exons ATGCAATCCTGCCATTCCCTACTATTGGCCCTCATTTTGGCCCTCCTGAGCTTGAGCCCCTCATCTGGTTACTCCCAAAGCAGAGATGAACGTATTATTAGAGAATATAAGCGACAGCAGGAGCTAAATCACGCCAAGATTGCCAGGGATTTGGTCCATCGCGCCAATTGGGCGGCTGTGGGAAGTCTCTCCACCAACGAACGGGTGAAGGGGTATCCGATGGTCAACATTATCTCCATAGATGACAGCGATGCTAACAACAGGTCCACTGGACGGATTCGATTCCTGCTAACCGATTTGGACTTCACTGGTCCCGACTGGCAGGCGGACAACAAGGTCACACTCATGTTCAGTGATGAGCAGACCCTCAGGTGCAAGGACGGCGGAAAGGATCCCATGGAGCCTACATGTGCCCGCTCCATGATCAGTGGACAGGTCAAGAAG CCCACAATTTCTACCTTTGCGAACTGGAAATCAGCAATATCTTTGTTCTGGACTTCTATGGAGGTCCTCACAAAGTAA